One window of the Helicoverpa zea isolate HzStark_Cry1AcR chromosome 7, ilHelZeax1.1, whole genome shotgun sequence genome contains the following:
- the LOC124631770 gene encoding odorant receptor 13a-like gives MWFLHSVWRKLTQSRAVDSAGPLERAFFESVYRLAFVTGLSTSDDYMGYMIYSSSVRMLSALVVICEIWHALGNNMSLDELISSVNVIFIHLITLWKLMIMVSNKKVFKKLAKALESPSFDISTENRQAIVNHWVLTHKKYLKVLLLLAYLTLAVWVLHPLVDDMDFNLMVDVKLPFAYDSPLRYVISYLFVGTMFSYASSMVIMSEVIMQAHLIPLVCQFNVLANCFENVFEECASEFPDINKHELVKHNAFVEKYRKRLGDLVKQHREILDQTTDLKTILSAPMLGQLACSGLLICFVGYQATATIAENLGKFVMSLFYLGYNMFTLYIICRWCEEITIQSQRIGQSAYFSGWESGVSHVPGARATIILVIARSNKPLVFLAGGMYTLSLTSYTSLVKASYSALNILLTTKHE, from the exons ATGTGGTTCCTACACTCTGTATGGAGGAAATTAACCCAGAGCAGGGCGGTAGACTCCGCCGGCCCTCTGGAAAGGGCGTTCTTTGAATCCGTTTACCGACTCGCCTTTGTAACTG GTTTATCCACATCAGATGACTACATGGGGTACATGATATACAGCAGCAGTGTCAGGATGCTAAGCGCCCTGGTCGTAATCTGTGAGATATGGCATGCCCTGGGGAACAACATGAGCTTGGATGAGCTGATATCTAGCGTTAACGTTATCTTCATACACTTGATCACTCTTTGGAAACTTATGATTATG GTGAGCAACAAAAAAGTCTTCAAGAAATTAGCAAAGGCTTTGGAGTCTCCAAGTTTCGATATATCTACTGAAAACAGACAGGCCATTGTGAATCATTGGGTTCTCACGCACAAGAAATACTTAAAAGTTTTGCTGTTGCTGGCCTATCTTACGCTGGCAGTGTG GGTACTACACCCACTAGTAGACGACATGGATTTCAACTTAATGGTGGACGTGAAGCTCCCCTTTGCCTACGACAGTCCCCTTCGTTACGTCATCTCCTACCTATTTGTGGGCACTATGTTCAGCTATGCGTCCTCCATGGTGATAATGTCTGAGGTCATCATGCAGGCCCATCTGATACCACTTGTGTGCCAGTTCAATGTGCTGGCAAACTGTTTTGAGAATGTCTTTGAAGAATGCGCTTCGGAATTTCCAG ATATAAACAAGCATGAGTTGGTGAAGCACAACGCATTTGTTGAGAAATACAGGAAGAGATTGGGCGATTTGGTTAAACAACATCGGGAGATTTTAGA CCAAACTACAGATCTGAAGACAATACTAAGCGCTCCAATGCTGGGACAGCTCGCTTGCAGCGGCTTACTCATATGTTTCGTCGGTTATCAAGCAACCGCT ACGATTGCAGAAAACTTGGGCAAATTCGTTATGAGCCTTTTTTATTTGGGATACAACATGTTCACATTGTACATCATTTGTCGATGGTGCGAAGAAATAACTATTCAG AGTCAGCGTATAGGCCAATCGGCGTACTTCTCAGGCTGGGAGAGCGGTGTGTCGCATGTGCCCGGCGCCCGCGCAACTATCATATTGGTGATCGCGCGCTCCAACAAACCCCTTGTGTTCCTCGCTGGGGGCATGTACACGCTTTCCTTAACCTCGTATACTAGT ctgGTGAAGGCTTCATACAGTGCTTTGAATATTCTTCTTACGACAAAACACGAGTAG